The Engraulis encrasicolus isolate BLACKSEA-1 chromosome 4, IST_EnEncr_1.0, whole genome shotgun sequence genome includes a window with the following:
- the LOC134447715 gene encoding troponin I, fast skeletal muscle-like: MSEKKMTSSRKHHLKSVMLAIAATRLDQEVADLVAAKEAYMNEHCPALSMPDGLEELQKLCKELHSKIDKVDEERYDVDATVTKGQKAVDDLKINVTELKGMKKPALKKVRMSADQMLQALLGSKHKVTMDLRSNLKQVKKEVKVEEAGDWRANIEDKKDRNKMFEGAEA; the protein is encoded by the exons ATGTCTGA GAAGAAGATGACATCGAGCCGCAAGCATCACCTGAAG AGTGTGATGCTCGCAATTGCGGCTACGCGCCTGGATCAGGAGGTAGCTGACCTTGTAGCAGCCAAGGAGGCCTACATGAATGAACACTGCCCAGCCCTCAGCATGCCCGATGGCCTGGAGGAGCTTCAG AAACTCTGCAAAGAACTTCATTCAAAGATCGACAAAGTTGATGAAGAGAGATACGATGTTGATGCCACAGTCACCAAGGGACAAAAAGCG GTTGACGACCTTAAGATCAACGTAACAGAATTGAAGGGTATGAAGAAGCCAGCTCTGAAGAAAGTGCGTATGTCTGCTGACCAGATGCTTCAGGCTCTGCTGGGCTCCAAGCACAAGGTCACTATGGATCTGAGGAGCAACCTGAAGCAGGTCAAGAAGGAGGTCAAGGTTGAGGAG GCTGGTGACTGGCGTGCGAATATTGAGGACAAAAAGGACAGGAACAAGATGTTTGAGGGCGCTGAGGCGTAA